The following nucleotide sequence is from Fusarium graminearum PH-1 chromosome 1, whole genome shotgun sequence.
CATTACAACCTTCTCGGAAACCAAAGCTGGATACGAAGAGCAGCGGGCATATTCCTCTGTCATTTTCCTCCAAAAATTCAACCCCGACAGCAAAAGAGTCACCGGAGAATTTGCTGAATATGTCGAAGCCCGCATTCGATAGTGAGGCAAAGCGTTCGCAGGGGCTCAGCCCACAAACAACTGTTTCGCCCAAAGTCCTCATAAGGCCAAGTAGGCCATATGAAGTGGCCTCGTGGTCAAAGCACCCAGAGAAGGCATTGCCGAAGGAGGCATTGCCCTTGAAGGCTTCTCTAGAAAAGGAACGCCCTTTGCGGGATATACTACTGCCCAAAGTGCGCGCCAAAATTGATAAAGGAGTGAACAAGGCTAGTATAAGTGACAGTGCGGATGGAACAAGGGCTCAGGCGATACAAGCAGCACTGTTGTCATTAAGGGCCAAAGCAGAcaccgacgaggagaagccGTTGGCCACTTTTGACCCAGTCGCATTTGACTCGATTATCTACCGACAATCTCGTTTGCGTCCACCTCCTGGCGTCCGCTTGTCTTCCCGCATTGTTAAGAACGGGTCAGCATCACGTAAGAGTGAACGAGTTTATCTCCCCGTTAATCCGGCAATCCATAAAATGCATAAGAGGTCTCAGCATTGGCACAAGCAGAAATGCGAAGAGATCAAAAGACGTCCCAGCCGAAAGGCCTGGTTTGGTAAGGTTGAGGCAAGGCTGCGCTGGTTGCgcgccgaagaagagaggctggAGCAGAGCCGTCAAAATGCCCAAGATGACGGAACTATGCCCCCTTTCGAGCCTCCCGAACCGCGATGTTTTAAGCAGATCTTGGATTTCGGAGACGTGCCTGAAAAGGAACTGCCCGAACATGTACGCAATGATCCTGCATGGTTAAAGGCCTGCGCTTGGCTCCGAAAATGTGAGGACCAGGCGACTCACCAGCGTCAAGTAAATAAATCTAAAAAGGAAGCAGAACGCTACTATAAGATGAATTTCGGCGCAGGCTAATTATGATAATGCATGATGAGATTATATGACCAAGGGTCCGCTCTGACGCAGTCTTTCGAAGATTGCGCACACGTACAACAGACGCGAAATGGACTCGCTGTGTACATATGAAATACTATAGTTGACAACACAGAGAAACTTGAGAAGGCTCCAGCTAAGGCTGAGAGCCAAaatataaaatataaaaagCACATATGTAAAGAATACCGAGAAATACGCCAAGTATAAATGACTGCAATAACAAAGTTACAAATTGGTTTGATTAACAGATACATGTCATGTCTGATTTCTATGTCTCAACTAGGCATGTCACATTTTACACGGCCTGATAGGCACATCTTTCAACTGAATTGGAATGGAATAGCTAGAAGACAAAGAATGACTACTGGTATTGCTTGTTGGTATATACAATCTATCGCTTGGACATTTTTCACCCATCCAATAAACGCCCCTATTTTCTCTTTGCCCTGGCCTACCCAAAGGCCATTAAATACTTCACTTGTCAAATCAGAATATGAACAGATTTTTTACAGTGACAGCATGTGTACATATTCAAGCTTGATGGTCGGTGCCCAACTTAGATGCCCTTGGACAGCAAGTTGAGGGCACTGCCGGCGAGAATGAAACCAGCCTGGTCCTTGGTGACAGCATGCTTGGTCGGGATGAGGACCTCCTCGCCAGAGGACTTGGTGACACGCAGCTGAACATCGCCCTTGCCGCCGTTCTGGAGCATCTCGTAAAGACCGACAGTGGTGACCTCGTCACCAGCTGCGATCTTGTCGTAGTCAGCCTCGTCCTCGAAAGTCAGGGGGACAACAccctgcttcttgaggttggtcTCGTGGATACGGGCAaaagacttggtcaagaCAACGCGGGCACCGAGGTAGCGAGGCTGGAGAGCAGCGTGCTCACGGGCAGAGCCCTCGCCATAGTTGTGCTCGGCGACAACCAGCCACTCCTGGCCACGATCCTTCCAGAGCTGACCAAGCTCGGGAATGGTGTGCTTGGAGCCATCAAGGTCGTAAGCGGCGTTGACTTCGCCAGTCTCTTTGTTGATAGCGGTGTTAAGagtgttggtgctgatgttgggCAGATGACCCTTGTACTTGAGCCAGGGGCCGGCGGCAGAGATAGTGTCAGTGGTGCACTTGCCGGtgaccttgacgaggacgCGGAGGCCTGAGAGATTGGATGAGGGGAAAGCAGGGAAAGGGTCGAGGAAGGCCAAACGCTCAGAGGTAGGAGAGATGGcgatcttggtgttggggtcAGGCTCTTGAGACAGGACGCCCAACTCGGCGTTGCCAGACTCGAAGGGGGTCTGAGGGCCCTCGAGACCGTGAGGGGGGGAGAACTTGAAGTCCTTGCCGTCAGGggtcttgatgctgtcgGTCACAGGGTTGAAGGTGGTAGATCCAGCGAAAGCCATGGCAGTAACAATCTCGGGGGACGCGAGGAAGTTCATGGTATCAGGGTTACCATCGTTACGACCACGGAAGTTTCGATTGTAAGAGGTCAAGATAGCGTTGCTGGTgcccttctcaacaccatcctGTCGCTTCCACTGACCAATACAGGGACCACATGCGTTGGAAAGAACGATACCGCCGGCCTGCTGGAAAGTTTGAAGGGTGCCGTCTCGCTCGAGAGTAGCGCGAATCTGTTCACTTCCAGGGGTGATGTAGAAGTCAGCAGCGGGCTTGAGGCCAGCCTTCTGGGCATCCTTGAGCAGACTCTCGACTCGGGTCATATCCTCATAGGAACTGTTAGTGCAGCTACCAATGAGACCAGCAGAGAGGAGTTCAGGCCATTCCTgctccttgacaacctccttgaacttggagagGGGTGTGGCCAGATCAGGAGTGAAAGGTCCGTTGATGTGAGGCTCGAGGGTGGAGAGATCAATGGTGATGAGGTCGTCGTACTCGGCACCCTCATCGGCCTTGAATTGCCATCGGGCATCGGGGTCAGAGCTGTTGCCGGCAAAGCTCTCGAGAGcctcgatgttcttgttggcctGCGATCgtcgagtcgagtcaagGTATCTCGCTGAGGCCTTGGTGTAGGGGAAGATTGAAGTGGTAGCACCGACTTCGGCACTGGGTAACAAGTTAGTATAAGAAACAAGGTTTAGACCGTTCGGCGTTTAACTTACCCCATGTTGCAGATGGTAGCCATGCCGGTGGCGCTGAGGCTATCGACGCCCTCGCCAAAGTACTCAATGATGGAGCCTGTACCGCCACGAACAGTAAGGTGGCCAGCGAGACGAAGAATAACGTCCTTAGGAGAAGCCCAGTTGCTCAGCTTGCCAACAAGGTGCACACCGAGAACCTTGGGGGCCTTGAGTTCCCAAGGAGCACCAACAAGCGcctcgacagcatcagcaccGCCGACACCAATAGTGATTGTAGAAAGACCACCGGCGTTGGGACTGTGAGAGTCGGTTCCAAGCATCATCAGTCCAGGAAGAGCGTAGTTCTCGAGAACAGTCTGATGAATAATTCCAGCGCCAGGAGGCCAGAAGTCCATTCCGTATTTGCGAGCAGCAGACTCAAGGAAGTCAAACACctccttgttggtctcaaTACCAGCAGACAAATCATCCTTAGCACCCTTGGATCCCACAATCAAGTGATCACAGTGAATGCTTGCGGGGATAGCAGGCTTGGCGAGGTTGCAAGACATGAACTGGAGGATGGCCATCTGAGCAGAAGCATCCTGCATGTTCACACGGTCGGGGTTGAGACGCAGGTTAGCCTTGCCACGGATGTTTTGTCCATTTTCGGTGTTGCTAAGCAGCGACTCCTCGGGGTTGTCGAGATGGCTGTAGAGGATCTTCTCGGCAAGTGTAAGACGCTGCTTGCCCAGTACACGACGAACATCAGTGTACTTGGTGTAAAGCTTCTCGTAGGTaggaggaagagacttgACGGAAGAGAAGTTCCTCCTTGAGTTCttgttggaagagagagCAGCAGTGGATCGGATAGCGTTGGGACCAGAGCGTCGCAAGAGTTGCTGtacaagtcaagagtcaGTCATGGTGGTTCCAGGTCGTTGGTTATTGCACAGAATGGTCCAATTGAAGTAGAGACTGTGATTGAGATTACTACTCACCGTCATGGCACCGCCTGAGCGGCTGGCGACCTCCATTGAAACCATGATGGGCGATACACGGTGACTATGAAGAATAACTGTTCGGGTTCTCCTTCCAATGTCGAGATTGTGGTTCCCTTGCAAGTTGTAATTGGTGGGGGCGAAATCGGGGCGGAAATTTTAAACAATTGTAAATTCCTGGGACCGGATTGGAGATTGATTTTAGATCCCGGGGATATGGGGCATCATGGTCCGAACACCGGCGGGGAACCGTCTAATATCCACTGTTCACTTCGATAGGTACTCAGGAAGAGAGAACATATGATGGGATGCAGTAAAATGCCCAGGAAAATCAGAATTATCTATCATACACATAAAGTAAGTATTCATCTTTAGAGCATTAATTACAGCTTGCTCATTCTTCCATTACCAAAAGGCGCCGTCCATTCGCCTAACCAGAGTTGTCGGCCAAAGCAACCGATCATCATTCTTGTTCAAATACATGTCATCTAGTAAGAGACAACTCCATCTGCGTCTTCTAGCCAAAGCGCTGCCAGATCCTTTGCCAATCCCAACCGCAAGTTTCGTAGGACGTCCTCGCCCTTGCTTGTTGCAAGCCATCCCTTCCTCCAATCCCACCCCCTGTTCACCTTTGCGCCGGCAGAGATTGACTTGTGCAGGTGGTTCACCAGCACAGAGCTTCCTGTCATCATGAAACTTCCACCTAGATTACCTGTCGATTTGGCCATCAAGTCTTGAGGCGTGGAACCCTTCAGCCCTTGTGCAGATGCCAACACAAGGTTGAAAAAGTCGTCGCACGCTGAGTAAACTCTATCACCAACTGTCTGAATATCTTCAATAGCCTTCAGTAGAATGTCAATCTGTGAGAGTGTAATAACGGCCGGTGACTGGTTGATAAAGACTGTGGCCTCTCCCAGAAGAGCCAGTAGGAAGTCTTCGCTTACTACTGAGTCCCTTGTGTCGTCGTAAAGTCCACCGCGGATATTGTCGTCGGAGCTAGAGATGACAGCCACCAATGCGGATGCagcttgcttcttcagctttaGGGCTTTAGTAGATGAAATATTATCGAGGTCTTCGGCATCTCGTAGTTCGTAAAACTTGCGTAGTGTAGCGTAACCACTAAGCATTCGACCAAGTAGTTGAGCAGCTTCCAAATCTTGCTTGGCTCGCTTCTCCAAAGTCTCAGTTCGCTTTCGTAGCAAGTCCTTCAATTCCTGGTCGAGATCCTTCTCGGAGGGATAGACCGTAGATTGAACAAGAGAATAAGACATGAGTAGGTTCAGCACCTCACGAACCTTGTCTGATCGATGAGATAGTGCATAGTACCATAGAGCTTCTCCGTATCGATGAGACTCCTTGGAAAGAATCTCTGCAAAGGTCTATTTCAAGTTAGCTTGGATCAGTGCTGAAATTGCATCGTTCTTACCTCTGCTGTTTCCTCGGCGTAGTTGATCATGCCGAGATCATTCAATATCGCCCAAATCTTGTCAACAGTAGGCCCCGAGTTCTCGGTAAGCatatcaagaagatctcGAAGAAGCTCGCCGACGGTTTCCTCTGATTTTTCAGGTGAATCCATTCGACCCAAGACCTGAATGGCCATTTCCCATCCATCACGCTCTGGTGACAGTTCCTCTATTCCTGCCAGTTCCCTAGCGTACAGGACAAGAGTTGTGTCTTTGATGCCTTCCAGTTCATCGGGTCCTGGTTGTGTTACTCCTAGTAGTGCAAGATCATCCATGTCGAGGCTATCGGTGGGGAATAAGCTGGGGACATCGGGAGCGGGTAGCCATTCACCAAGCGATGCAACTTCTGCTACAGTGCATGCCAGGGGCAACGACCATATTCTCAAGAAACCCAGCACGGCATTAACGTTGCCTTCAAAGGCAGAGGCCACCGCAACTTCGACAGGGTTCATGACATTAGGGTTGAGGTCTGATCCGGTCACCATATGGAAGGCGGTTGCCAATCGGTCAAAGTAGTCTTCAGAACCAGCGAATCGTGATGATGCTCGCAATTGCGATTGTGAGAACCTGAGCGCTTTATGGCGTTGGTTTCCGTCGTCCCACCATCCAAAAAGGCCTATCGTCGCCTCACACCAATCCTGGGCCACTTCCATGATGTCTTCATGGTTACCCAAGATAATACCATACACGGTCTGCAGGTTCTCGTATATATCCCAGGGGATCTGGCTTGATGCCTTTCGAGCCATTGACGATAGGGATTGTGGCTGAGGGTCATCCATCAGATCTTGCACATCCTGCTCCTTTCCTTCCGCGAATAGTGTCATTCGGTTCAGAGAGCCGCGGGCCTGAATTCGGAAAAGAGTCCAGTTGCTGTTCCAGATATCCCATTCCGATCTCGCAGCCGGGGACTGGTCCAGGACatcggcggcagcagcagcaaatcGCCTGACATTCTCAAGTGATTTACCGATGTATGCATAATCACCTCGAGGGCCTCGTCGTACATGTTCCCAGCCAGCCTCTCTCAGCAGATATGACGCACTTCTGACATCTCCGCGGAGCAGTGAACATCGTACAGTCTGCCAAAACAGGCTATGGCATGCAGGGCTAGGACTGTGGCGGCTGATGTCACGAACTTGGTCAGGGTAGAGGTTGTGGCTCTTCTGCATCCAATCGAACATGATCTCGGGCAGAGGCGGAgtcttctcttcgtcggtgTCGTTATCGAATCGAGTGTGGTGCATACGAAGTATTAGTTGAGCAATGTAGGCAGCCTTCTCGAATGGTTCGGTGTTCAGTCCAGGGCCGACTGAAGCAAAATCCTCTCCCTCTGGTTGGGGGAGACCGTCCACGCATTTGTTCCATAGTTCGGTGAGACGGAATGTGATGTTGGATAGTGAGTTGTCCATCTTTTCAAAGTCTTCTTCCGTTCCGACTCCTTCCTCATACAGTCGGCATACAAGCTGTTCGGTATCGAGAATCATGTCTGCAGGCTCAACTATTTGGGCGGGTTCATACTGGTTGTACAGGTTCTTGGC
It contains:
- a CDS encoding aconitate hydratase, which translates into the protein MEVASRSGGAMTQLLRRSGPNAIRSTAALSSNKNSRRNFSSVKSLPPTYEKLYTKYTDVRRVLGKQRLTLAEKILYSHLDNPEESLLSNTENGQNIRGKANLRLNPDRVNMQDASAQMAILQFMSCNLAKPAIPASIHCDHLIVGSKGAKDDLSAGIETNKEVFDFLESAARKYGMDFWPPGAGIIHQTVLENYALPGLMMLGTDSHSPNAGGLSTITIGVGGADAVEALVGAPWELKAPKVLGVHLVGKLSNWASPKDVILRLAGHLTVRGGTGSIIEYFGEGVDSLSATGMATICNMGAEVGATTSIFPYTKASARYLDSTRRSQANKNIEALESFAGNSSDPDARWQFKADEGAEYDDLITIDLSTLEPHINGPFTPDLATPLSKFKEVVKEQEWPELLSAGLIGSCTNSSYEDMTRVESLLKDAQKAGLKPAADFYITPGSEQIRATLERDGTLQTFQQAGGIVLSNACGPCIGQWKRQDGVEKGTSNAILTSYNRNFRGRNDGNPDTMNFLASPEIVTAMAFAGSTTFNPVTDSIKTPDGKDFKFSPPHGLEGPQTPFESGNAELGVLSQEPDPNTKIAISPTSERLAFLDPFPAFPSSNLSGLRVLVKVTGKCTTDTISAAGPWLKYKGHLPNISTNTLNTAINKETGEVNAAYDLDGSKHTIPELGQLWKDRGQEWLVVAEHNYGEGSAREHAALQPRYLGARVVLTKSFARIHETNLKKQGVVPLTFEDEADYDKIAAGDEVTTVGLYEMLQNGGKGDVQLRVTKSSGEEVLIPTKHAVTKDQAGFILAGSALNLLSKGI